A window of Helicobacter macacae MIT 99-5501 genomic DNA:
TTCTGCGCTTGGGATTTGAGTGCGATTTTTTTCTCCTCTAGCAAAGAGCTCAAAATCTTAAGCGTGCGCTTATCAAAAAGTAATTCCGCTTCATCTCGCTCCACAGGGCGCGTAGCGATAAATTTCAGTAGAGAATCTTTGGTGTATGATTTGGCATTTTTGTGGTTATTTGGTGGGAGATTTTGGGATTGCTTAGGATTGCTAGATTTTGTTTTCTTATTTTTGGAGCAATCTTTTTTGGAGCAATCTTTTGGGCAAACTTGAGATATATCTGCCACACTTAGTGCGTCTTTAGATTCTATTTTTGCCCTCTTTGGTAGCGATAGATTTAGCCCTGCAAAAAACTCACTTGCCCACCGTAGCTTCTCCTCACTCACGGCTTTGACTTGATAGGCACTAGGTCTATCTATGCTGCCCAAATCCACGCGAGATATGCGGATATTTCGCAAAAACTCCGCGATAGAGCGTAGATTTTCCTCACTATCATTATGTCCCTCTACTAGCAAGACTTCAGCGACTAGCTCCCCACGAAAATCTATACTAAAATCCTCTATACCGCGCAATATGCTTGGCAAAGATAGCCTCTTGCTTGGGCGGTCGATTTTCCTAAAATCGCCTAAAATCGCCGCATCGATTGAGAATTTCACGATGTCAAAAAGTGCTAAAGCCTTTTTTTGCGCTTGGAATTTTGAGCCATTGCTAAGGATAAGTGTTTTGATATGTGGTGGCAAAAGTGGCTTTGTCGCGCTTATAAGCTCATAAAGCTGCGGGTAGAGTGTGGGCTCTCCTGTGGCTGTGAAAGTCAGCACGCAAATGTCTTTGTGCGCTTGCAGCCCGCCTTTTATCGCTTCTAAAATCTGTGTATAAGGAACAATCTCACTCATAGAATCCACAGGCTTTGCTTTGTGTAGCTCGCAATACACACAATCAAAATTGCACTGCTTCACGCTAGGGGACAAATCTACCCCCAAAGAGCGTCCAAATCGGCGCGATAGCACAGGTCCAAATATGATTTGGGGGGATATTTGCGCGGTGTTTTTGATAGGGTTTTGTGGGGTGGGATTTTTGGGTGGCATTTGTATCCTTAATTAAAGTGGATTTTGAAAGTGTGGATTTTGGATTTGTGGCTATGTTTTTGTTTGCATATTTTTGTGGCTCGTATATTTTGTAGAGAATGAATCTAAAAATCTTAAAATCAAAAACTGCAAAATCTAATCCACATAGACAAATTTTTCGCTAAGTATTTTTTGCAAGGCTTGCTTGCCCTGCAAAGAGGCTATGGCTAGCTCTCTTAGGGCTAACCCACGATAGAGTTTTGCTTGATGAGAAGTGCCTTTTGGGATAGGCAAAATGTAGTGTGGCTGGCAAAAATTCGCACTTTTAAGCGGATATGCTTTGGCATATACTCCTGCGCGTAAATCTATGATGATTTTATCCAAAAACGCGCTAATCTCATCTCTTTGGGCTTTGTATAGGGCGTTTAGGCTTAGATTTTTGGAGCGATAATTTTGGTTTAGATGATAGTAGGGCAGGGGGTCAAATCCCCTCACAAGCCCAAAAAGATTGCTAAAAATAAGCGTAGATTCTAACAAAAAATCTTGTGCCTTTTTCTCTAGGCTCGCAAAATCTAATGCCTTGTAAGCCACGCCACTATATAGCTTCAAGGCTTCTATGCGAGGCGCATTTGCTAACTCTAGGCAAGCACTAAGCATATCCATATCTACGCGCTTTGTGCCAAAGATTTTGATTAGCTCGCTAGATTTTTGCAATGCGTCTAAATACGCGCTTATATTAGCGTTTCGCGCTACTTGCCCGCCCCAAAGTGCGTCTTCTAAGATAGATCTTTTTGTGGTGCTTGCATTTGTGATTTCTTTTGGGGAGAGCTTGGCTTCACTAGGAGAGAATAAAATCTGCATTTTTACTCTTTTTTGCTATGATTTTGGTTTTTGGTGTGTTTGTGCGTTTGTCGCGA
This region includes:
- a CDS encoding radical SAM protein; its protein translation is MPPKNPTPQNPIKNTAQISPQIIFGPVLSRRFGRSLGVDLSPSVKQCNFDCVYCELHKAKPVDSMSEIVPYTQILEAIKGGLQAHKDICVLTFTATGEPTLYPQLYELISATKPLLPPHIKTLILSNGSKFQAQKKALALFDIVKFSIDAAILGDFRKIDRPSKRLSLPSILRGIEDFSIDFRGELVAEVLLVEGHNDSEENLRSIAEFLRNIRISRVDLGSIDRPSAYQVKAVSEEKLRWASEFFAGLNLSLPKRAKIESKDALSVADISQVCPKDCSKKDCSKNKKTKSSNPKQSQNLPPNNHKNAKSYTKDSLLKFIATRPVERDEAELLFDKRTLKILSSLLEEKKIALKSQAQNTFYTIAKA
- the yaaA gene encoding peroxide stress protein YaaA, producing the protein MQILFSPSEAKLSPKEITNASTTKRSILEDALWGGQVARNANISAYLDALQKSSELIKIFGTKRVDMDMLSACLELANAPRIEALKLYSGVAYKALDFASLEKKAQDFLLESTLIFSNLFGLVRGFDPLPYYHLNQNYRSKNLSLNALYKAQRDEISAFLDKIIIDLRAGVYAKAYPLKSANFCQPHYILPIPKGTSHQAKLYRGLALRELAIASLQGKQALQKILSEKFVYVD